The Trinickia caryophylli genomic sequence GACGAAGCGACCGACGCGCAAACGCAGCGCGGCGAACCCGCCCACCGCTGAGCCGACCGCCGCCTTGCTGCTCGATCGCATGTGCCCGGTGCTCCCGCCCGCTCACACCCGCCGCGTCATATGCCGGATAGCGCCGAACTGCGCCAGCCTGGGGCCTGCCACGCGATAGCCCATGCGCAAATAAAGCCGGGCAGCCGGGTTATCGATGAACACGCGCAGTTGCAGCTCCCTCAGCCCGCGCTCTCGAGCCCACTGATGGCAGGTCTGCAGCAAATACGTACCGGCACCCTGGCGCCGATGGCCCACGGCGATCTGCACATCGCGGATATGCAGCGAATCTCCCTCTTCGGTCATGCGCAGCACCCCGATCG encodes the following:
- a CDS encoding GNAT family N-acetyltransferase; this translates as MFDPTDVPLPFRLRKAAAGDFPFAEALTRTNMSGYYERHHLIWRADLFYVSWCESENFILEADDGEPIGVLRMTEEGDSLHIRDVQIAVGHRRQGAGTYLLQTCHQWARERGLRELQLRVFIDNPAARLYLRMGYRVAGPRLAQFGAIRHMTRRV